One region of Alcanivorax sediminis genomic DNA includes:
- a CDS encoding MBL fold metallo-hydrolase: protein MIDRERLAALAAQQPVSPGVYRNLYETPHHGLREFLRWQWDSRGQFPRHLSFPQQKPDAAQLAEPGAAPQLTWIGHSTFLFQYKGWNLLTDPVFSERCSPFTFAGPKRAVPPALTIDALPPINAVLVSHNHYDHLDKASVKQLQARFGRDILWFAPQGVASWLRKLGVERIIELGWWQSEFHGQVEAFCLPAQHFSGRGPGDHNRSQWCSWRLEFPDFSLYFAGDTGYAPLFGEIGELFGPVDLALLPIGAYEPRWFMSPVHINPAEAVRIHLDIQSRQSVAMHWGTFVLTDEPMDAPPKALALAMESHSIHPDQFRVPQHGETLILQQD from the coding sequence ATGATCGATCGGGAGCGCCTTGCCGCCCTGGCGGCGCAACAGCCTGTCAGCCCGGGCGTCTATCGCAACCTCTACGAGACGCCCCACCATGGCCTGCGCGAATTCCTGCGCTGGCAGTGGGACAGCCGCGGCCAGTTCCCTCGCCACCTGTCCTTCCCCCAGCAAAAACCGGATGCAGCACAGCTGGCGGAGCCTGGTGCTGCGCCGCAGCTGACCTGGATCGGACATTCCACCTTCCTGTTTCAGTACAAGGGCTGGAATCTGCTCACCGACCCGGTATTTTCCGAACGCTGCTCGCCTTTTACTTTTGCCGGCCCGAAACGGGCCGTGCCCCCGGCCCTGACCATCGATGCACTGCCCCCGATCAATGCGGTACTCGTCTCCCACAACCATTACGATCACCTGGACAAGGCCTCGGTAAAACAGCTACAGGCGCGCTTTGGTCGTGACATTCTCTGGTTCGCTCCACAGGGGGTAGCCAGCTGGCTACGCAAGCTGGGCGTGGAGCGGATCATCGAGCTCGGCTGGTGGCAAAGTGAATTCCACGGTCAGGTGGAAGCCTTCTGCCTGCCCGCACAACATTTCAGCGGCCGTGGCCCCGGCGACCACAATCGCAGCCAGTGGTGCAGCTGGCGTCTGGAATTTCCCGACTTCTCCCTGTATTTTGCCGGCGACACAGGCTATGCGCCGTTGTTTGGCGAGATTGGCGAACTGTTCGGTCCGGTGGATCTGGCATTGTTGCCCATCGGTGCCTACGAACCTCGCTGGTTCATGTCGCCAGTGCATATCAACCCGGCCGAAGCGGTGCGTATCCACCTGGATATCCAGTCCCGCCAGTCTGTGGCCATGCACTGGGGCACCTTTGTGCTGACGGATGAGCCCATGGATGCGCCGCCCAAGGCGCTGGCCCTGGCCATGGAAAGCCATTCGATTCACCCGGATCAGTTTCGCGTACCCCAACATGGCGAAACCCTGATCCTGCAGCAGGATTAA
- a CDS encoding CheR family methyltransferase, producing the protein MGAAVTDRWSIRSTPAMDAEQFQLWQALLEDRTGMTLSDARKSFLETSLSIRMRELGFEDYEAYYEHLMVGTTESRAMEWSILVDRLTVQETSFFRHQSSYALVEEYVQRFVAEQPDNANLDVWSVGCSTGEEAYSLAMLINEQLAGNDRKMFFGITATDISLPTLAKARKGEYAARRALQVDPVLREKYFKPGETGQTVVVAPELKQHICFARLNVLDLGNAPMNNMDLIFCQNMLIYFRRWRKRQIVNRLAERLAPGGLLVLGPGEVTDWQHPDLERVHFADTLAFRRCR; encoded by the coding sequence ATGGGTGCTGCCGTGACAGACCGATGGTCAATCAGAAGCACGCCCGCCATGGATGCGGAGCAATTCCAGCTATGGCAGGCATTGCTGGAAGACAGAACCGGCATGACCCTGTCCGACGCACGCAAGAGTTTCCTCGAAACCAGCTTGAGCATTCGCATGCGTGAGCTGGGCTTCGAGGACTACGAAGCCTATTACGAACACCTGATGGTGGGCACCACCGAATCCCGTGCCATGGAATGGTCCATCCTGGTGGACCGTCTTACCGTTCAGGAAACCAGCTTTTTCCGTCACCAGAGCTCCTATGCACTGGTGGAGGAATACGTCCAGCGCTTTGTCGCCGAACAACCTGACAACGCCAACCTGGATGTGTGGAGCGTGGGGTGCTCCACCGGCGAGGAAGCCTATTCCCTTGCCATGCTGATCAACGAGCAACTTGCCGGCAATGATCGCAAGATGTTCTTTGGCATTACCGCCACCGACATCAGCCTGCCTACCCTGGCCAAGGCCCGTAAAGGGGAGTACGCGGCGCGCCGCGCCCTGCAGGTCGATCCTGTATTGCGGGAGAAATACTTCAAGCCGGGCGAAACAGGGCAGACTGTGGTGGTGGCACCAGAACTGAAGCAGCACATTTGTTTTGCCCGTCTCAACGTGCTCGACCTGGGCAATGCGCCCATGAACAACATGGATCTGATTTTTTGCCAGAACATGTTGATTTACTTCCGCCGCTGGCGGAAACGCCAGATTGTTAACCGGCTGGCGGAACGTTTGGCTCCCGGGGGGTTACTGGTACTGGGCCCCGGCGAAGTCACCGACTGGCAACATCCGGATCTGGAACGGGTGCATTTTGCCGACACATTGGCTTTCCGCCGCTGTAGATAA
- a CDS encoding Hpt domain-containing protein: MSDRHDYLALDWVRGEIQETLNQAQQALEAFVENPSDATRMRFCQAHLHQVYGTLQMVEFYGAALLAEEMEKLAQALLEGRVGNVADGQETLMRALLQLPPYLDRVASNRRDLPVVLLPLLNDLRAARGESLLSETSLFKPDLTDATGRGQIPAALLNDPRFASLAKKIRQMFQIALLGVLRNDRMGENLGYMAKVFTKLEQVTGDAPRAPLWSISNALIEGLSENAIVLGTSVKMMLGQVDRTLRDLTAKGAASLNEPAPTDLLKNLLYYVAKAEVESPRIKDVKARFRLEDALPSDDLVSAERERMTGPDADAINSVVVALSEEITTVKDALEAFVHNGERDASQLQPQTITLKQVADTVAVLGLGQPRKLVEEQLRVMEEIVGGKRPADRDQLMDIAGALLYVEATLAGLSGNDRHSGGAGGGEPTTMPGHVGQAMDAVLRECRAGLEEAKDGIVEFIASQWNTENLAPVPERLNAVRGGLEVIQLNRPAVILRQCVRYIEEQLLEEGRAKPDWRSMDTLADAITSVEYYLERLSDDPETSDDILQLARSSVDALGYPLDSESDFDSGVEVERIEMNTDVVIEDGASDEATPADEDDTVSELTLESAEPEEAEDLSLDAASDDDVAFVEADEDDITLPSEEAFAEPVVEPAAAEPVAQAPAAEEDDDDLIDDEIIEIFQEEAGEVLEALDEYFPRWAANTSDEESLVEFRRAFHTLKGSGRMVGAMTVGELAWSVENMMNRVIDKTITPTPILIELVQTVRNHIQPLVDAFCTRQPDPFDPKPLSDAADTLAAGGQIDAIPSVTGEAAQSPADDIVEPADDTTEVSAEADDLELVEFDSDEEQGEDDTLTLDTLPNVEIEDASPAPAVSWEDAEDEITLEAFDNEDDQAEDSITLDLSEEDSAGEDDTLEITALAMDDGEDGSSESIEMVEFEASDELADIPDLSAEDENGDAPDPVLREIFASEARRNLTLVSTWLDSLDSDLSEHDVDDEVHRALHTLKGSARMAEIEAVAEVAEPAEKLIRDLISNNRRATTEQAELVRQSCQLIERNLDNLDLAHLPGAEPLIVALQQQRDGLTGNDTPAPNTDPHILSVFLSEGMDLIVDAEQLLAQWAQHPEKTEELVRLRDELKLLSNSAATAGLTEIHQLAAALADTYSAVENRHLAYSDVLFGLVSEGQDALMNMMDCLAAGQTVRPELGLVDSLRELTEGGPDDNGPDGGKPAPLEMSEPTSESIAEPIDVPTNDNGDYQAHLDPELVSLFLEEAEEILETASNALDQWEQGDSSNVDSLQRDLHTLKGGARMAGVAPVGDLAHELENLYEGYNAGQLEANGDLFGLLHRCHDSLADMIDALRSNASPQDAPELVSAIQAYIKGEPAAPVAAAPASPIIQEPIPEPEPVTPAPVAVEDAPATEAPPQPERDPELVEIFLEEADEILESAGNSLDLWIGEQDNLIELQSLQRDLHTLKGGARMAEVPELGDLGHELETLYEGLAQSQLAVQPALFDLLHRCHDRLAEMVEALRANRPLPGGEQLIDAINGYVADPAGFTLPALSAAAPAAPAPQEAPAPAEASAPEEETSAAAGESTESTDEHWQPDTDPEILEIFLEESEELSEIIDGNLSSWKDHPESRDFVDDIKRALHTLKGGARLAGLKQLGDISHDFETYLLELEKRTGAPSQEDFQPMLDWHDQISKGMETVAKGARASQAAKPAPAAEPEAVSGELMPAPQAEQQPRKDDRRQRQNQAQPQEMVRVGADVLEALVNLAGETSINRGRVEQGLTEFTFNVEEMGNTIQRLYEQLRRLDSETEAQIMSNYQQGVDRGEFDEDFDPLEMDQYSELHQITKQLSESASDLLDLKNTLLDRTKDTETLLLQQSRINTELQEKLMRTRMVPFTRLVPRLRRIVRQISGEVGKRVEFDVLNPEGELDRSLMERVVAPLEHMLRNAVDHGIETAEGRQSAGKDNTGRINLELGREGGEVVITLSDDGKGIDTDAVRKKAIERGLITEDAQLSEQEIQQFIFHAGFSTAAAVTQISGRGVGMDVVASEIKQMGGSVTIDSHKGQGTRFIIRLPFTLAMNRALMVKAGEDSYAIPLNQIEGIVRISPFELQHYFSEENPVYTYVGQDYELEYLGNFVHGIRAPHLENQSTPMPVLLIRSAEHTVAIVVDDLVGSREVVVKSVGPQLASVAGISGATILGDGSVVIILDIHSLIRAAHVQVPTLSVEETAAATPKLPEEPAIPKRETPLVMVTDDSVTVRKVTTRLLERNGYEVVTAKDGIDAIAKLEDIRPDVMLLDIEMPRMDGFEVATHVRHDSRLKDVPIIMITSRTGEKHRDRAFDIGVNCYMGKPFQENELLSTIRELLGELQETTQG; encoded by the coding sequence ATGAGTGACCGTCACGACTATCTGGCTCTGGACTGGGTTCGCGGGGAAATCCAGGAAACCCTGAACCAGGCGCAGCAGGCATTGGAAGCGTTCGTGGAAAACCCGAGCGATGCCACCCGCATGCGTTTTTGCCAGGCACACCTGCATCAGGTGTACGGCACCTTGCAGATGGTCGAATTCTATGGCGCAGCCCTGCTCGCCGAAGAAATGGAAAAGCTGGCCCAGGCACTGCTGGAAGGCCGTGTCGGCAATGTGGCAGATGGTCAGGAGACCCTCATGCGGGCCCTGCTCCAGCTGCCTCCGTATCTGGACCGTGTCGCCAGCAACCGCCGCGACCTGCCCGTAGTCCTGCTGCCGCTGCTCAATGACCTGCGTGCCGCTCGCGGTGAATCCCTGCTGTCCGAAACCTCCCTGTTCAAGCCGGATCTCACCGATGCCACTGGCCGCGGGCAAATCCCCGCAGCACTACTCAACGATCCGCGCTTTGCCAGCCTGGCCAAAAAAATTCGTCAGATGTTCCAGATTGCCCTGCTTGGCGTGCTGCGTAACGATCGCATGGGCGAGAACCTGGGTTACATGGCCAAGGTCTTCACCAAGCTGGAGCAGGTCACCGGTGATGCCCCCCGCGCACCGCTGTGGAGTATCAGTAATGCCCTGATAGAAGGCCTCTCCGAGAACGCCATCGTGCTGGGCACCTCGGTGAAAATGATGCTGGGTCAGGTGGATCGCACCCTGCGTGACCTGACCGCCAAAGGCGCTGCCAGTCTTAACGAACCTGCGCCCACCGACCTGCTCAAGAACCTGCTTTACTACGTGGCCAAGGCCGAGGTGGAAAGCCCGCGCATCAAGGATGTGAAGGCCCGTTTCCGTCTCGAAGACGCGTTGCCCTCGGATGATCTGGTGAGCGCCGAACGCGAGCGCATGACCGGTCCGGATGCCGATGCCATTAACTCGGTGGTGGTGGCCCTCTCCGAAGAGATCACCACCGTCAAGGATGCCCTGGAAGCCTTCGTCCACAATGGCGAACGGGATGCCAGCCAACTGCAACCCCAGACCATTACCCTCAAGCAGGTGGCCGACACCGTTGCCGTGCTTGGCCTTGGCCAGCCGCGCAAGCTGGTGGAAGAACAACTGAGGGTGATGGAAGAGATCGTCGGCGGTAAACGCCCGGCCGACCGCGACCAGCTGATGGATATCGCCGGCGCGCTGTTGTACGTGGAAGCGACCCTGGCCGGCCTCTCCGGCAACGACCGCCACAGCGGCGGTGCCGGGGGCGGCGAGCCCACCACCATGCCCGGCCACGTGGGCCAGGCCATGGATGCCGTGCTGCGTGAATGCCGTGCTGGCCTGGAAGAAGCCAAAGACGGCATTGTCGAATTCATTGCCTCGCAGTGGAATACAGAGAATCTGGCACCGGTGCCGGAGCGCCTCAACGCCGTTCGCGGCGGCCTGGAAGTGATCCAGCTCAACCGTCCTGCCGTGATCCTGCGCCAGTGCGTCCGCTATATCGAGGAACAACTGCTCGAAGAGGGCCGCGCCAAGCCGGACTGGCGAAGCATGGATACCCTCGCCGATGCGATTACCTCGGTGGAATACTATCTGGAACGTCTCAGCGACGATCCGGAAACCAGCGATGACATCCTCCAGCTGGCCCGCTCCAGTGTGGATGCGCTTGGCTATCCTCTGGATTCAGAAAGTGATTTTGACAGTGGCGTCGAGGTTGAGCGCATCGAGATGAATACCGATGTGGTCATCGAAGATGGCGCCTCTGACGAAGCAACGCCCGCCGATGAAGATGACACTGTCAGTGAGCTCACTCTCGAATCCGCAGAACCGGAAGAGGCTGAAGACCTCAGCCTGGACGCTGCTTCGGATGACGACGTCGCTTTCGTCGAGGCGGATGAAGACGACATCACGCTCCCCAGCGAAGAAGCGTTTGCCGAGCCTGTTGTCGAGCCCGCCGCTGCGGAACCGGTGGCGCAAGCCCCGGCCGCCGAGGAAGACGATGACGACCTGATCGACGACGAAATCATCGAGATCTTTCAGGAAGAAGCGGGTGAAGTACTGGAAGCCCTGGACGAATACTTTCCGCGCTGGGCTGCCAATACCAGTGATGAAGAATCCCTGGTGGAATTCCGTCGTGCCTTCCACACCCTGAAGGGGTCCGGCCGCATGGTCGGCGCCATGACCGTTGGCGAACTGGCCTGGTCAGTAGAAAACATGATGAACCGGGTGATCGACAAAACCATCACGCCGACCCCGATTCTCATTGAGCTGGTGCAGACCGTACGTAATCATATCCAGCCGCTGGTGGACGCCTTCTGTACCCGTCAGCCGGACCCGTTTGACCCAAAACCACTTTCTGATGCGGCTGACACCCTGGCCGCTGGCGGCCAGATTGATGCTATTCCCAGCGTTACCGGAGAGGCCGCACAGAGTCCGGCAGACGATATTGTCGAGCCTGCCGACGACACGACTGAGGTCTCTGCGGAAGCCGACGATCTGGAGCTGGTCGAGTTCGACAGCGACGAGGAGCAGGGCGAAGACGACACCCTGACCCTCGACACCCTGCCGAATGTCGAGATCGAAGACGCCTCGCCGGCACCCGCCGTAAGCTGGGAAGACGCTGAAGACGAAATCACCCTGGAAGCGTTCGATAACGAAGACGACCAGGCGGAGGACAGCATCACGCTGGACCTGTCGGAAGAGGACAGCGCCGGCGAGGATGACACCCTTGAAATCACCGCGCTGGCGATGGATGACGGCGAAGATGGCTCATCTGAATCCATTGAAATGGTGGAGTTCGAAGCCAGTGATGAGCTGGCCGATATCCCCGACCTGTCCGCTGAAGACGAGAACGGCGACGCACCCGACCCGGTACTGCGCGAGATCTTCGCCAGCGAGGCGCGCCGCAATCTGACTCTGGTCAGCACCTGGCTGGACAGCCTGGACAGCGACCTGTCCGAGCATGATGTGGATGACGAAGTGCATCGCGCCCTGCATACCCTGAAGGGCAGCGCGCGTATGGCCGAGATCGAAGCCGTGGCGGAAGTGGCCGAACCGGCTGAGAAACTGATCCGTGACCTGATCAGCAACAACCGCCGTGCCACCACCGAACAGGCCGAGCTGGTGCGCCAATCCTGCCAGTTGATTGAACGCAATCTGGACAATCTGGACCTGGCTCACTTGCCCGGTGCCGAGCCCTTGATCGTTGCCCTGCAGCAACAACGCGACGGCCTCACCGGCAACGACACCCCGGCGCCCAATACGGATCCGCACATCCTGTCCGTGTTCCTCTCTGAGGGCATGGATCTGATCGTGGACGCCGAACAACTACTGGCCCAGTGGGCTCAGCACCCTGAAAAAACCGAAGAGCTGGTGCGCCTGCGTGATGAGCTGAAGCTGCTCTCCAACAGCGCCGCCACCGCAGGGCTGACCGAAATCCATCAGTTGGCAGCCGCCCTGGCCGATACTTACAGTGCCGTCGAGAACAGGCATCTGGCCTATAGCGATGTGCTGTTTGGACTGGTCAGTGAGGGGCAGGATGCCCTCATGAACATGATGGACTGCCTGGCCGCCGGCCAGACAGTGCGCCCGGAACTGGGTCTGGTGGATTCCCTGCGGGAACTGACCGAAGGAGGCCCGGATGATAATGGCCCCGATGGTGGCAAGCCCGCGCCGCTGGAGATGTCCGAGCCCACCAGCGAGAGCATCGCTGAACCCATTGATGTCCCCACCAATGACAATGGCGATTATCAGGCTCATCTGGATCCGGAGCTGGTCTCCCTGTTCCTGGAAGAAGCCGAAGAAATCCTGGAAACCGCCAGCAACGCCCTGGACCAGTGGGAGCAAGGCGACAGCAGCAATGTAGACAGCCTGCAGCGCGATCTGCACACCCTCAAGGGCGGCGCGCGCATGGCGGGTGTAGCGCCGGTGGGAGATCTGGCTCACGAGCTGGAAAACCTCTATGAGGGCTACAACGCAGGCCAACTGGAAGCCAACGGCGACCTGTTCGGGCTGTTGCATCGCTGCCACGATAGCCTTGCCGACATGATCGATGCCCTGCGCAGCAATGCCAGCCCGCAGGACGCGCCAGAACTGGTCAGCGCCATCCAGGCCTACATCAAAGGCGAGCCGGCCGCTCCCGTCGCGGCAGCACCCGCCTCGCCGATCATTCAGGAGCCGATCCCGGAGCCCGAACCGGTTACTCCCGCGCCCGTTGCGGTTGAGGACGCGCCCGCCACAGAGGCTCCCCCTCAACCGGAGCGAGACCCGGAGCTGGTCGAGATCTTCCTGGAAGAGGCTGACGAAATTCTCGAGTCCGCTGGCAACAGCCTGGACCTGTGGATCGGCGAGCAGGACAACCTGATTGAGCTGCAGTCCCTGCAGCGCGATCTGCACACCCTCAAGGGCGGTGCACGCATGGCCGAAGTACCCGAGTTGGGCGATCTCGGCCATGAACTGGAAACCCTTTATGAAGGTCTGGCCCAGAGCCAGCTGGCAGTGCAGCCGGCCCTGTTTGATCTGCTGCATCGCTGCCATGACCGTCTGGCGGAAATGGTCGAGGCGCTGCGCGCCAATCGTCCATTGCCCGGCGGCGAGCAGCTGATCGACGCGATCAATGGCTACGTGGCCGATCCGGCAGGCTTCACTCTGCCTGCCCTGTCTGCTGCGGCACCCGCAGCCCCAGCTCCGCAAGAGGCCCCGGCACCAGCAGAAGCCAGCGCCCCGGAAGAAGAAACCTCCGCTGCCGCCGGCGAGTCGACCGAATCGACCGATGAACATTGGCAGCCGGATACGGACCCGGAAATCCTGGAAATTTTCCTGGAAGAATCCGAAGAACTGTCCGAGATCATCGACGGTAATCTGAGCTCCTGGAAAGACCACCCGGAGAGCCGCGATTTTGTCGACGATATCAAACGCGCCCTGCACACCCTCAAGGGCGGTGCCCGTCTGGCCGGCCTGAAGCAGCTGGGTGACATCAGCCACGACTTCGAAACCTACCTGCTGGAACTGGAAAAGCGCACCGGCGCACCCAGCCAGGAAGACTTCCAGCCCATGCTCGACTGGCACGACCAGATCAGCAAAGGCATGGAAACCGTGGCCAAGGGCGCCCGCGCCAGCCAGGCGGCCAAACCCGCTCCGGCAGCTGAACCTGAAGCCGTTAGCGGCGAGCTGATGCCGGCCCCGCAAGCCGAGCAGCAGCCCCGGAAAGATGACCGCCGCCAGCGCCAGAACCAGGCCCAGCCCCAGGAAATGGTGCGGGTGGGCGCCGATGTACTGGAAGCGCTGGTTAACCTGGCCGGGGAAACCTCCATCAACCGTGGCCGGGTGGAGCAGGGGCTCACCGAGTTCACTTTCAACGTAGAGGAAATGGGTAACACCATTCAGCGTCTCTACGAACAGCTGCGCCGTCTCGATTCAGAAACCGAAGCGCAGATCATGTCCAACTATCAGCAGGGCGTGGACCGCGGTGAGTTCGACGAGGATTTCGATCCGCTGGAAATGGACCAGTACTCCGAACTCCACCAGATCACCAAGCAGCTGTCGGAGTCTGCCTCTGACTTGCTGGATTTGAAGAACACCCTGCTGGACCGCACCAAGGACACAGAAACCCTGTTGCTGCAGCAATCGCGAATCAACACCGAGCTGCAGGAAAAGCTCATGCGTACGCGCATGGTGCCGTTCACTCGCCTGGTGCCACGACTGCGCCGTATCGTCCGGCAGATTTCCGGCGAGGTGGGCAAGCGTGTGGAATTCGACGTGCTCAACCCCGAAGGCGAACTGGACCGCTCCCTGATGGAGCGCGTGGTGGCGCCGCTGGAGCACATGCTTCGTAACGCAGTGGACCACGGTATCGAAACCGCCGAAGGCCGCCAGAGCGCCGGCAAGGACAACACCGGCCGCATCAATCTTGAGCTGGGCCGGGAAGGGGGCGAGGTGGTCATTACCCTGTCCGACGACGGCAAGGGGATCGACACCGACGCGGTACGCAAGAAGGCCATCGAGCGCGGCCTGATCACCGAAGACGCCCAGCTTTCCGAGCAGGAAATCCAGCAGTTCATTTTCCACGCCGGCTTCTCCACTGCCGCCGCCGTGACCCAGATTTCCGGCCGGGGCGTGGGCATGGACGTGGTGGCCAGCGAGATCAAGCAGATGGGCGGCTCGGTGACCATTGACTCCCACAAGGGACAAGGCACCCGCTTCATCATTCGCCTGCCATTTACCCTGGCCATGAACCGCGCCCTGATGGTGAAGGCGGGCGAAGACAGCTATGCCATTCCGCTGAACCAGATCGAAGGTATCGTGCGTATCAGCCCGTTCGAGCTGCAGCACTATTTCAGCGAAGAAAACCCGGTTTATACCTACGTGGGCCAGGATTACGAGCTGGAGTATCTGGGTAACTTTGTTCACGGCATTCGCGCGCCGCATCTGGAAAACCAGAGCACGCCCATGCCGGTGCTGCTGATTCGCAGCGCCGAGCACACCGTAGCCATCGTCGTAGACGATCTGGTGGGTTCCCGCGAAGTGGTTGTGAAGTCCGTGGGTCCGCAGCTGGCCAGCGTGGCGGGCATCAGCGGTGCCACCATCCTCGGGGATGGCTCTGTGGTGATCATTCTCGATATCCACTCCCTGATCCGTGCCGCTCACGTTCAGGTGCCGACCCTGTCGGTGGAAGAGACCGCCGCGGCAACGCCGAAGCTGCCGGAAGAGCCGGCAATACCGAAGCGCGAAACCCCGTTGGTCATGGTGACGGACGACTCGGTAACGGTGCGCAAGGTGACCACCCGCCTGCTGGAGCGGAACGGCTACGAAGTGGTCACCGCCAAGGACGGGATAGACGCCATCGCCAAGCTGGAAGATATCCGCCCGGATGTCATGCTGCTGGATATCGAGATGCCACGCATGGACGGCTTCGAAGTGGCTACGCACGTGCGTCACGACAGCCGCCTGAAGGATGTACCGATCATCATGATCACCTCCCGAACCGGCGAGAAGCACCGCGACCGAGCATTCGATATTGGCGTGAACTGCTACATGGGCAAGCCCTTCCAGGAGAACGAACTGCTGTCCACCATTCGTGAACTGCTTGGCGAGCTGCAGGAAACCACGCAAGGATGA
- a CDS encoding chemotaxis protein CheW, with product MSSLPTEISSLLIPMQGRPWLVPNIVVAEVIPLRQPDRPGHGPEWLLGWLSWRDQNIPLVSFERLNESGQITIGQDARIAVLNTVTGKRPFYAVIVQGIPRLIKVGKDDPVEEPVDTGPAESMYIQVAGDLAVIPDLDAIEGAVSGLQI from the coding sequence ATGAGCAGTTTGCCCACGGAAATTTCCAGCCTGCTAATCCCCATGCAGGGTCGTCCCTGGCTGGTACCCAATATCGTCGTGGCGGAAGTGATCCCGCTGCGTCAGCCGGACCGCCCCGGCCATGGTCCGGAATGGTTACTGGGCTGGCTCAGCTGGCGTGACCAGAATATTCCGCTGGTGTCCTTCGAGCGGCTCAATGAGTCCGGCCAGATCACTATTGGTCAGGATGCGCGGATCGCGGTACTCAACACCGTGACCGGCAAGCGCCCCTTTTATGCCGTGATTGTTCAGGGGATCCCCAGGCTGATCAAGGTCGGCAAGGACGACCCCGTGGAAGAACCGGTAGACACCGGCCCGGCAGAATCCATGTACATTCAGGTTGCCGGCGATCTGGCCGTGATTCCGGATCTGGATGCCATTGAAGGCGCGGTCTCCGGTCTGCAGATATGA
- a CDS encoding chemotaxis protein CheB: protein MTAPGRVGVIADSTLQGHLLSSAVKGQGYQVVVNTEPGNLEERWFDEDSLDLWVVDLSSEDRWQDFLDHLLENASAPILFCDGQAPARTDALYPRWERRLVTKLVDYIGKPQVQERLDIIPQRVAKVRIPEPREFQAIMPANRPQRVWVLGASLGGPAAVKEFLDCLPANLPVAFVLAQHIDGSFLDTLCGVLARDNHIQCKVAVDGEALRHGEVAIAPVDYAIRFRHDGRIQSTGEAWEGPYAPSIDQVIQNVSDGFGPQVGGAILFSGMGNDGAIAAPKLAASGHPVWAQSSDTCACSSQPDSVRETGCVTFSGSPEQLAQQLVEQVRRELKNVESSTT, encoded by the coding sequence ATGACCGCACCGGGCCGCGTCGGAGTCATTGCCGACAGCACATTGCAGGGACACCTGCTCTCCAGCGCGGTCAAGGGGCAGGGCTATCAGGTGGTAGTCAACACCGAGCCCGGCAACCTGGAAGAACGCTGGTTCGATGAAGATAGCCTGGACCTGTGGGTAGTCGATTTATCCAGCGAAGACCGCTGGCAGGATTTCCTTGATCACCTGCTGGAAAACGCCAGCGCTCCCATCCTGTTTTGTGACGGCCAGGCACCTGCCCGCACCGACGCCCTCTACCCGCGCTGGGAGCGCCGCCTGGTCACCAAGCTGGTGGACTACATCGGCAAACCCCAGGTGCAGGAACGGCTGGATATCATTCCGCAGCGGGTTGCCAAGGTACGCATCCCCGAGCCGAGAGAGTTTCAGGCCATTATGCCCGCCAATCGCCCCCAGCGGGTGTGGGTGCTGGGTGCCAGCCTGGGCGGCCCGGCCGCCGTGAAGGAGTTTCTCGACTGCCTGCCCGCCAATCTGCCGGTGGCCTTTGTGCTGGCCCAGCATATTGATGGCAGTTTTCTGGATACCCTGTGTGGCGTGCTGGCCCGCGACAATCATATTCAATGCAAGGTGGCCGTCGATGGCGAGGCCCTGCGCCACGGCGAAGTGGCCATTGCCCCGGTGGATTACGCCATCCGCTTCCGGCATGACGGCCGTATTCAGTCTACTGGCGAAGCGTGGGAGGGCCCTTACGCGCCCTCCATTGATCAGGTCATCCAGAATGTCAGCGACGGATTCGGCCCGCAGGTAGGCGGCGCCATCCTGTTCTCAGGCATGGGTAACGACGGTGCCATTGCCGCCCCCAAACTGGCGGCCAGTGGCCACCCGGTATGGGCTCAGAGCAGCGATACCTGTGCCTGCAGCAGCCAGCCGGATTCAGTGCGCGAAACCGGCTGTGTCACCTTCAGTGGCTCACCGGAGCAACTTGCACAGCAGCTGGTAGAACAGGTAAGAAGAGAACTGAAGAACGTCGAAAGCTCGACCACCTGA